GAGACGAGCCCTGCCGCATCCACCTACAAAACGGGCCTTGTGATTTCAGCGTCGCATTCAGTGCGAGTACTCGGCGGCCTCCTTGTTCCACGACAGGTACGCGGGGTCTCCGAGGGCCCTGAACAAAATCCATCCACACATTCATTTGCTGCTTTACAATGAATGAATGATCTGCACATAACCATGTCAGATGCTGGTATTTACCTTGGCTTGACGACGTAGAGGACGACGAAGCCCATGGCGAGGAGCAGGCAGATGCCGCCGACGGCCACGTAGGCGACGCCGATGAAGTTGTTCTTCCCCCCGATCCACGACGCCGTCGACAGCACCACCGCCTTGGTGCCCCCGAAGCTGTACGTGTTGTAGTTGTTCTGGATCACCACCGTGATCTCGTCGCTCGCCATGATGTCCGTCTCGATCCGCCCGTACAGCTTCCTGAACGTCGGCAGCGCCGCCGTCCGCATCCACACGATCAGGTCCTCCTGCTCGCTCAGCTGCTCAAGTTCAGAAGGAAATGCTGCATCAGAGATCCTTCAGAAGTTAATTCTTTGTGCACTTAATTAGTCACAGACAGGTAGCTTGTCGTTGAGGTTGCCGCCGCCGATGAGGCCGCCCTTCTGGAAGTTGACGGGGAAGACGTTGCTGCCGAACTTGCTGTTCTTGTCGCTGGCCCAGGCGATGTCCTTCTTGTTCACCGTCACCGACTTCTTGTTGACGGAGAAGGCGTAGGTGTCGTTGAAGAGGCTCCAGGCGATGAGGCCGCAGGGCACGATGAGGGAGCCGTCGCCGGTGGTGGCCTCCGGGTCGCAGGCCTTGGCCACCGCCTTGGGGTCCTTGTAGTCCTTGTCGCGCAGCTGCTGGTCGCTCCGGCTCTGCACGTACCGCCGGTGGTTCTGGTAGAAGTTCTCCAGCTGGTAGTAGACGTGTATGGGGCCCTTCATCGGCTTCGGCACCTGAACACAAAGATGCCATGTTCTTCAGGACTGCATACCAGCAGAGTAGAGACGCATTTCTGAATGAGAAGATGTGTCTCTGAATCTCACCGTGATCTTTCTGGTGCACGCCTTGTTGGCCTTGGAGTTCTGGATGAACCCGATCTTGTCGCTGGCGGTAACGCACTCCTCGTCGTATCGATCTATCAGTTCAACAATCTGCATTTTGCAGTAGCGGCAAATTAGGGAACAGCAAAGATGAAATGCATTTTGTTCATGTAGCACTGCAACTGCACTTGTCTGAATTTTTCACCTCCTGTGACGCCGACAGCGACGCGAGCCCTATCGGGACGAAGATGATGCCGATGAGCGAGAAGGCGCCGATGACCTATCAATCAACCGAAGGATTCATGTTAGTACATTCAGGTTGACAAAGATGTAGCCCTGGGTCGATGTTTACATTTGCAACGATCATCACAAGAGAAGAAACAAAACGGAGTAATAATTAAATCGTACGATTCCGGGAGTTAACAGCGGCTTGCATGCCGGGAGCTCCTGCTGCGTGAATTTAGAATCTGCCAAAACGGAACGGGAATTCAATCAGTCACAAGAACATGCCGCCTGCATTTTTTTCTCTCAGTAAAATAGGGAAATCAAATCAAAGAAGGCGGCACAATCAGACGTACACTTGGGCTTGTTGGCCGAGGCCGCGCTCTCCGACCCTGACACACTCATCTGCCACGCACGCAcggaagaaaatcaaccagatccATCGGTCGGCGGCCACGATGAGTAAGTAGTATCCAATGGAATCACACGTTCATGCCGTCCCTGATCGGGGGCCGGACAAGAAGGGGATCATATACCAAACCAATTAATTACCTGATCGACGGCGGGCGGAGCgacgcgcgcgcgggcgagggggCTGCGATCGTGTTCGGGGTCGTGATCGTGATCGCTTCCCGggcg
This DNA window, taken from Triticum aestivum cultivar Chinese Spring chromosome 1D, IWGSC CS RefSeq v2.1, whole genome shotgun sequence, encodes the following:
- the LOC123173806 gene encoding ALA-interacting subunit 1, with translation MHHADLNSKAPHSFVSFPVRRQQHEAKIATAQPAAATRGPVRRRRRRRPARRGSGWPSSVPPFQPARTTGTDGCVRGNHPPTPRAQPAKPRGDDDGDRSEPGTPSSSGRRPGSDHDHDPEHDRSPLARARVAPPAVDQMSVSGSESAASANKPKYSKFTQQELPACKPLLTPGIVIGAFSLIGIIFVPIGLASLSASQEIVELIDRYDEECVTASDKIGFIQNSKANKACTRKITVPKPMKGPIHVYYQLENFYQNHRRYVQSRSDQQLRDKDYKDPKAVAKACDPEATTGDGSLIVPCGLIAWSLFNDTYAFSVNKKSVTVNKKDIAWASDKNSKFGSNVFPVNFQKGGLIGGGNLNDKLPLSEQEDLIVWMRTAALPTFRKLYGRIETDIMASDEITVVIQNNYNTYSFGGTKAVVLSTASWIGGKNNFIGVAYVAVGGICLLLAMGFVVLYVVKPRALGDPAYLSWNKEAAEYSH